CGACAAGCCCGTTAGCCCCCTTGGCTCGCGTCGCCCGCGGCAGGGGCGTTCACCATCTGCACCGCGGCGGCCGGAGCGGGGGAGGGGGGCAGCAGCGTAGCGAGGCCCTTCCAGGCCCGCGTCAACTGCGGCGAGGAGGCGAGATAGGCCTGCAGCGCGTGATGCCGGCCGACGTCGCTCGTCGCGTCGAAGGCATCGATTTCGACCTGGAACTGGCTCTTCAACCGTCCCCACGACGGCGGCCCGGCGTAGCCGAGGGCTCGAACGTCGCGATCGGAGATCATGTGATAGAACCGCATCGCGGGATCCCGCCGGTTGGTCACGAGCGTCAGGTGCTCAAGCTGCTTGAGGGCTCGGCCGTGTTGGCCCGTCGGGAGGAGCCAGTCGGCATCCAAAGCCGCGGCCAGCAGGATGGCGTGCGCCCGGCGGCGATCGGGCTGCAGATTGGCAACGGTTCGCCCCTCGAGCGCGCCCCCCCCCAGCAGGTGGAGCGTGCCGGTCGCCACCCGGGCGCCGTAGCTGTATCCCACCAGGGCGATCGCCGCGTCGGGGGGGAGCCGGTTGAGCGTCCACGCCAACTGCCACGCGACCGCGCCTGTCCGAGCCGCTTTCACGGTGTAGTCCTTCACGACTCCGCGAATCTGCTCGGCGGGCCACGACCAGATCACGAATCGCACCGGCGTGTCGCTCGGCAGACGGGGCGCCAGCGAACGATAGATCTTCAGCCCGTGCCCGAAGGCCTCGCCAGCTTCGACCCGGTTACCGTGGATGTAGACGATCGTCGGCAACTCGGACGCGGCCGGCAGGGCCGTGGCCAGATCGGTGCGTTGCCAAGTCCGGGCCCCTCCGGACAATTCGGCCGCGTACCGTCGGCAGTCGAGCCCCGCAGACATGGCCGCGGCGTCGCAGCGAGTTCCCAAGGGGCGCGTGCTTGCCAGAACGATCTCGTCCCGCGGCCGGGGGTCGGCGGGAGACTGGGACGAGAGTTCGGTCGCAGCGGCGCAACGGCCGCACGACGCGACGCCGCAGCACAGCGCCGCGAGCGCAATGCGAATCACAACTCCGGTGCGAGGGGGACGCCGAACTTCCTGCATGGCTGAGCGAAGCGTCGTGAACGGGGCGAGGGGCATCGTGCCTGACGCATCATCCTCGCGGGCGAGCATGCCGCTCGCGCGGGACGTGCAAACGCTGCGGGTCGTAGGGGCGACCGCATCGCGGCGGCCTTAGGCAAATGTAGCACCTAAACTGCGCGCGTGCGGAACGGCGTGGCAAGAAAAAAACTTCGTGTTGAAAATTTGCCACACGCTCGCCGTGATGTAGAGTTTTTCACACCCGCCGTCTTGCCCTCCCCGCCTGCAAGACACGCTACCCTCCCCCTGCGCCCTGGATTGGGGCGCCCTCTGCGGAGTATCGGATCATGAGGAAGTTATTGGTTCTTGTCGCGGCCGCCGCGCTGGTCACGTCCAGCAGCGGCTGTTGCGGCTGCTTCGGCAAAGTGCGCAGTTGGTTCCAGAAGGGCTCGCCCTGCGGCACCCGCGTGGCGCCCGCCGTGCTCGGCGCGCCCATGACGATGGCTGCGCCGGCCCCGATGATGGTCGGCGCCCCCATGCAGTACATGCAATCTCCCATGTGCGTCCCGTGCGATCCGTGCGCCGACCCGTGCGCCGATCCGTGCGGCGGCTACTCGACCGGCTACATGGGAGGGATGAGCGGCTGCTCGAATTGCGAGTCGGGCTCGTCCGGAATGATCTACGAAGGGGAGTCGTACATCCCCTCGTCCCCCTCGCCGGCGATGCTGTCCCCCGCCGCGCCGGGCGGTCGCTACACCGACCCCAGCCCGCAGTAACCAGCGGCGATCGTCCCCCCGTGAAACGACAAGTCGCCCGTTCGCGCAACGACAGCCGCGCGAGCGGGCGATTGCGTTTTCGTGAGTCCTGAGACGTGCGTCTTGAGGGGCGGAGTCGAGGCCGTTCCACTCACGACGCCGAACTCACGACTGACAACTTTCACGCCGATCGACTTCCTCGATCGCGTCGACCGCCAGCGAGATGAGGTATTCCAGCGGGCAAGGGCATTGGCTGGTGACGCTGTTCGGGCAGCCCACGCAGATGTTCTCGTGGAACCCCTCGATGTACGGATCGATTCGCGCCGAGCGGGCCGCGTGAACGATCTCCACCAGTTTCTCCAAGTGAAGTTCGATGCCGCATCGCTTCCCGAGCGGTTCGCACGGCGGGCCGTGGGGAGGTCGCTCCGGGCAGCGGGCACAGACTTGCACGCGAAGCGCGTCGCGATAAACGTCGAGCGAGATTGCAGGCGCCATGGCTTGGCCTCCGTCTGACGGGCGCGCCGGCGCAGAAACGGGCGTCGGACTGGCAATCGCCCCGTTCACTCAGTTGCGGTGCAAGTGGCGCGCCGTACTGCGCGCCGCAAGCAGGCGCCGCTTCGCACGACATAAAACGGCTCTGCGCGTCTCGAACTCGCGGCCGGCGACACCGACCATGGCGTGAAAAAGCCCCGCACAGCCGTGCGGCGCGTGGCACGCGCCGCACACTCTGCCGCCGAACGAGCGGAGCCGCCCCCCCGTCAGCCGGGGGACCAAGCTTACGGAAGCTTAAGCCTCGTCGTCCCCCGCAGCGCCGATGCGCTCCTTGCCGACCCACTTGCGGAGCGCCTCGGGCACGAGGATCGAACCGTCGGCCTGTTGGCAGTTCTCCAGAATTGCGATCAGCGCTCGGCTCACCGCGATCGCCGTGCCGTTGAGGGTGTGGACGAAGTTGGTCCCCTTCTCCCCCTTGGTCTTATAGCGGATGTTGAGCCGTCGAGCTTGGTAGTCGGTGCAGTTGCTGGTGCTAGTGACTTCGCCGAACTCGCCTCCCTCGCCGCGGCCGGGCATCCAGGCCTCGAGGTCGAACTTGCGGTACGCCGGACCGCCGAGATCGCCAGTCGCGATGTCGATGACCCGATAAGCAAGCCCCAGGCCGTCGAAGATCCGGCACTCCAGGTCGCAGAGTCGCTGGTGGATCTCGTCGCTTTGCTCGGGGAGCGTGAACGCGAACATCTCGACCTTGGTGAACTGATGGACCCGGTACAGCCCGCGCGACGCTCGGCCGGCGGCCCCCGCCTCGGTCCGAAAGCAGTGGCTGATGCCGCAAAGCAGAATCGGAAGCTTCTCGGCTTCGATCACCTCCCCCGCATAGAGTCCGCCGAGCGTGATCTCGGCGGTCGCGACGAGGTTCAGGTCGAAGTTCTCGATGCTGTAGATTTGCGTCTCGGGACCGCGCGGGATGAAGCCGACCCCCGAGACGACCTCGCCGCGAGCCAGATCGGGGGTGATCACCGGGGTGAAGCCCTCCTTGACCAGCAGTTCCATGGCGTATTGCTGCAGGGCCAGCTCCAACAGGGCCCCTTCGTTCCGCAGGAAGTAGAATCCGTGCCCGGCCACGCGGGCGCCCCCCTCGAAGTCGCACAGGTCGTGCTGCTCGCACAACTCGACATGGTCGAGCACCGGGAACGCGAATCGCTTCGGGGCGTGCGGGCCGCGGCGCACTTCGCGACTGGCGTCCTCGCCCCCCACCGGCGAGTCGGGATGCGTCAGGTTCGGCAGGCTGCGGTAGATCGCTCCCGCTTCGGCCGCGATGCGGTCGTGCTCGGCCTGCTTGGCCTCCTTTTCCTCGCGCAGCCGACGGCCTTCCTCTTTGCGCGACTCGCGCTCGGCGTCGTCCTTGGCTTGGCCGATCGACTTGCTGACGACGTTCGCCTGCCGGGCGATCTCTTCAATCTCCTGCTGCAGTTCCCGGCACTGGGTTTCCAGCCTTACGTATCGCGCAAGGTCCGCCTTTACGCCGCGGCGATCGCAGTTGATCTGGACGGCGTCGGCATGGTCGAGGATGTAGCGTTTGTCGAGCATAGTGTCCGAACTAGGGACTAGGGCGAGGTGATTAGCGACGATCGGAGACGACGGAAACTTGCCGCAGCACACGTCGACGCGGGCGGAAGCCGCCTTGCGGTCGACAGCACGCTCGAGAGCTGTAGCCGTGGCTGCAGATTATTCCCATACGTCAGTCGTCCCTACAAACATGATTGCAATCCGGACGCGATCGCCGTAAAGCTCCGCGTCCTCTGCGGTGAATTAGGAAATCCTTGTTTGATTACCGGCAAATTGCCGCCAGCTCCCGCCATAGGGCGGCGCTCGAGGCGATGCCGCGATGATAATCGGCGAGCGAAAACTTTTCGTTGGGGCTGTGCGGGTTGTCGTCGTTCTGCCCCCAGCCCAGCAGCAGCACGTCGGCGTCGAGCGCCTGGGCGAACGTCCCTACGATCGGGATCGAGCCCCCTTCGCGGATCAACACGGGCCGGCGGCCAAAGCCCGTTTCAATCGCCCGCGCCGCCGCCTGCAGGTAGGGACTGTCCAGCGGCATGACGATCCCCGGGGCGCCGTGGTGTTCGACCAGTTCCATGCGAATCCCCGCGGGGAGCGACTCGGCCAGCCGCGCCCGCAAGCCGGCGGCGATCTTGTGCGGGTCCTGGGCGGGGACCAGCCGGAAGCTCAGCTTCGCACTCGCCCGCGCGGGGAGGACCGTCTTGGCGCCTTCCCCCTGGTAGCCGCTCGTGAGTCCGTTGACGTCGAACGTCGGCCGGGACCAGCGGCGCTCAAGCGTCGTGTACCCCGCCTCGCCGGCGAGCGCATCGACTCCCAATTGGGCGGCGAACCCCGTCTCGTCGAAGGGGAGCGCGGCAAACTCCGCCCGCTCCGCCGGAGTCAGCTCGACCACGTCGTCGTAGAACCCCGGCACTTGGATCCGTCCCTCCGCGTCGATGAGCCCGGCCAGCAATTGCGACAGGGCGATCGCCGGGTTGGCCACAGCGCCGCCGAATACCCCCGAGTGCAAATCTTGCTGCGGGCCGAACAACCGCAGTTCGAAGTACGCGATCCCCCGCAGCCCGTAGGTGATCGCCGGCACGTCGGGGGCGAACTGACTTGTGTCGCTCACGACCACGCAGTCGCACGCGAGTCGCTCGGCATTCGCGTGCAGGAACTGCTCCAGGTGTTCGCTCCCGACCTCTTCCTCGCCCTCGATGAGCAGCTTGACCTGCAGCGGCAGCTTGCCGGCGACGGCCA
The window above is part of the Pirellulales bacterium genome. Proteins encoded here:
- the serS gene encoding serine--tRNA ligase, translated to MLDKRYILDHADAVQINCDRRGVKADLARYVRLETQCRELQQEIEEIARQANVVSKSIGQAKDDAERESRKEEGRRLREEKEAKQAEHDRIAAEAGAIYRSLPNLTHPDSPVGGEDASREVRRGPHAPKRFAFPVLDHVELCEQHDLCDFEGGARVAGHGFYFLRNEGALLELALQQYAMELLVKEGFTPVITPDLARGEVVSGVGFIPRGPETQIYSIENFDLNLVATAEITLGGLYAGEVIEAEKLPILLCGISHCFRTEAGAAGRASRGLYRVHQFTKVEMFAFTLPEQSDEIHQRLCDLECRIFDGLGLAYRVIDIATGDLGGPAYRKFDLEAWMPGRGEGGEFGEVTSTSNCTDYQARRLNIRYKTKGEKGTNFVHTLNGTAIAVSRALIAILENCQQADGSILVPEALRKWVGKERIGAAGDDEA
- a CDS encoding dipeptidase — its product is MGEIPQATCESLAVNDVLAYIEKHRERFEQDLFELLRIPSVSADPAFAGDVRRAAEWVAGHLRGFGLAAEVISTPGHPVVYAETPPVPGAPVALVYGHYDVQPPDPLDEWITPAFEPTVRAGKVFARGATDDKGQMLTHVKSVEAWLAVAGKLPLQVKLLIEGEEEVGSEHLEQFLHANAERLACDCVVVSDTSQFAPDVPAITYGLRGIAYFELRLFGPQQDLHSGVFGGAVANPAIALSQLLAGLIDAEGRIQVPGFYDDVVELTPAERAEFAALPFDETGFAAQLGVDALAGEAGYTTLERRWSRPTFDVNGLTSGYQGEGAKTVLPARASAKLSFRLVPAQDPHKIAAGLRARLAESLPAGIRMELVEHHGAPGIVMPLDSPYLQAAARAIETGFGRRPVLIREGGSIPIVGTFAQALDADVLLLGWGQNDDNPHSPNEKFSLADYHRGIASSAALWRELAAICR
- a CDS encoding alpha/beta hydrolase; this translates as MLAREDDASGTMPLAPFTTLRSAMQEVRRPPRTGVVIRIALAALCCGVASCGRCAAATELSSQSPADPRPRDEIVLASTRPLGTRCDAAAMSAGLDCRRYAAELSGGARTWQRTDLATALPAASELPTIVYIHGNRVEAGEAFGHGLKIYRSLAPRLPSDTPVRFVIWSWPAEQIRGVVKDYTVKAARTGAVAWQLAWTLNRLPPDAAIALVGYSYGARVATGTLHLLGGGALEGRTVANLQPDRRRAHAILLAAALDADWLLPTGQHGRALKQLEHLTLVTNRRDPAMRFYHMISDRDVRALGYAGPPSWGRLKSQFQVEIDAFDATSDVGRHHALQAYLASSPQLTRAWKGLATLLPPSPAPAAAVQMVNAPAAGDASQGG